The genomic interval AGTTGATCAAACGCCTTTACGATATCGGAATCTATCCGGATTGGTGGAAGCTCGAGCCCATGAAAACTGACGTTGCCTGGCGTAATGCCTGCCGGGCGATCGAGGAGCATGATCCTCATTGTCGCGGTATCGTTGTTTTGGGATTGGCTTCAGATATGGAGGCTCTGGGCCCGTCGCTCAGAATTGCTGCCGCCCATCCTCTGGTCAAGGGGTTCGCCGTCGGGCGCACCATCATGAATGCAACGGCGCTTCAATGGTTTGGCGGCGAAGTGGATGACGAAACGGCGGTACGCCAGCTGACCGACAATTATCAAGCCCTATGTACACTTTGGGATGAAGCTCGCTCTTCGGCCATCGGGGCAAAGGATATCGCTAGTTAGGAGGAATGGAATGTCACATAATTTGCATCGCAAGCCGCAGGGAGAGAGCGGCAAGGTTCATGATGTTACGCCTGAAAATGCGGGGTGGACCTATGTCGGCTTCGGTCTTTATGACCTGAAGCCAGGCGAAACTGCCGCTGAAGCCACTGGGGATCGCGAAGTGATCCTCGTCATGGTGGAAGGATATGCGGAAATCTCGGGAGCCGGGCAGGAATTCGGTAAAATCGGCAGTCGGGACAGTGTTTTCGAACCGATCGCTCCGCAGTCTGTCTATATCCCCAATGATAGTGACTGGTCTCTGGTCGCTGTGACCGACTGCAAGGTTGCCGTATGCTCGGCTCCCGGCATGGGCGGACACAAGGCTCAGGTGCTGGAAGCTCCGCAGAGATTTACAAAAGGCAAGGGGGCTAACACCCGTTATATCTTCCCGATTGCCATGGAAGAATCTGATGTGGCTGATAGTCTGCTTGTGACCGAGTGCGTCACGCCTTCTGGCCACTGGTCTTCCTACCCTCCACATCGCCATGATATTGATGACTTCCCGTCCATCACAAATCTGGAAGAGAGCTACTATCATCGCTTGAACCCAGCTAAGGGCTACGCTCATCAACGCGTTTACAATGACAGTGGGTCATTGGATGAAACCTTTACGGTGCATGATGGTGAGGTGGTTCTGGTGCCGGAAGGCTATCATCCATGTGGAGCACCTTATGGCTATGACCTTTATTATCTGAATGTGATGGCTGGTCCTCTGCGCAAATGGCGCTTCCAGAACCATCCCGATCATGACTGGATTGCACAGCGCGACGCCTGATGCGTTTGCATACATGCAATATGGCGCGACCCCTTTCGGGTTGCGCCATATTTATTTGGGGGCTTGAACGCTTCGGCGCCAGAAAAGGGGAAGGAGACTCTCTGCAAGCAATCCAGCCCAGCCAGCGGATCAATTTTGCGCAGAGCTATCCCGACTTACAAACATATTGATAGTTGCTCCGAGCAAGATGGCAGCGCACCCCAGCAAAGTTGCAAAGGGCACGGTTTCATCAAAGACGAAGAATCCGATAACCGCCGAGTAGAAGAGGGAAATATAAAAGAATGGCGCAAGGAAACTGGCCTCTGCCTTGCGACTGGCCTGTATGATGCAAACCTGACCGATGGCTGCCGAAAGGCCGATTGCGACCAATATGGTGAGTTGCGAAAGGCTGGGCATGGTTAGGACGGGGGCAGCCAGACAAAGGGCCAGTCCTGTTCCCCAGGCGTTGCTGAAGAAAATGATCGTTGCAGCGTGATCCTCTGTGCGGCTCAACCATTTGACGCCAACCACTTCGGCTCCCATAAAGATGGCTGCGAGCATCGCAATTAGGGCACCAAAGGATATGGTCGAGCCATCCGGATTCACGATGATCACGGCGCCAATCAAACCAACAGTCGCGCCGACCCAGCGCATTTTGCGCACTGTCTCACGCAGCAGCAGGAGCGCAAAGATCATCGCAAAAATCGGGCTGGTAAAGCCAATGGCCGTTGCCGATGCAAGCGGAATCTGTGTGACGGCCAGAAACATAAGGGCAATGCCACCCAACCCGGCAACCGTGCGGATGAAATATTTGCCGCTGTGTCTGGTTTTCAATCGCGAGCGTCGGACAAGGACGAAAGGCAGCAGAACCAGGAGCGCAACGCAATATCGAACCATCGTTGTCTGTAAAGGAGATATGAAAGGGCCATCCACCAAGGGCAGATATTTGGCAAAGCCATTCATGATGGAAAACATCAGCGCACCCGCCAACACCCAGGCGCCACCAATCGCATTCGACCATCTTGTCATCATATCCTTTGGCTCCCTGGTGGTGGCAAGATGAAGAGCAGCTTCGTCTCCAAGGCAGTATGTCAGCTTTGGAGCAGGTGGCCAACTGCCCTCTTGAGGCATTCTTCAAACATGGCCAAGGGGCCGGTCGGCTTGATTTTCTCGGGTCGAACCAGTTGGTAGGAGACTGGAATACCTGGCTCGAGTGTCAGGATTTTAACATGTGCTGAAGAGGTGCGCGCGACCAGAGGGTCTGTGATGGAAACACCCAATCCGCAGGAGGCCAACATGCACCCATTGGCCAGTGAGGCTTCAATTGGGTTGTTCATGTTAAGATTGATCGCCGACAGTTCCTTGTTGAGCGAAAGCCTCAAGGGCGACGTACGGCCCGGCAGAATGAGGCGTTCTCCCGCCAGTTGCTCAAGGGTAACGGTTTCCTGACTGGCCAATCTTTGATCTGGAGCCACCACCGCAACGGCATCGCCTTGTCCCAGAAAAACGCTTTCCAGCCCGGTCGGATCATATTCGCTGCAAATCAGACCAAGATCATAGTGGCGCAGACTGACAAGTTCCAGAACCCGCTCGGTACTCTCCGTATCAAATATAATGCTGAGCTTGGGGTGGGCTGCGAGAATCTCGGGCATCACGACCGAAGCGCAGACTTTATTGAGTGAGCTGACGGTTCCAAGCCGGATGAAGCCTTCTGTCTTGGCGTTGATATCCTGTGCGACACGGGAAATATGATCCAGCCCGACAAAAACACGTTCGACCTCATGAAATAACTGCGAAGCTTGCGAACGGGGCACAAGACGTCCGCGCACGCGGTCGAACAGGGAAAAACCGATTTCCGCCTCCAGATCGCGGATCAGGCGACTGACTGCAGGCTGAGTGATGTTGAGGCTGGCGGCTGCGGCGCTGATTGAACCTGCGATCATAACCGCCCGAAAGGCCTCGATCTGGCGCTGTTGAATGTGATGCATACAAAGTAGAATATAACATTTCGGCATAGATCGGCAAGAAAATTTGAATTGAGTTCTGGTATTTTGCGGCGTTAGGCTGCAATTGTCTGGAGGCCGTGGAGGCGCTCCGGAACATAAATTTTGGGAGGAAATTACATGGTATCGAAACCATGCGTCGCGATGACACTCGCTGCAGGCTTGCTGGCAACCTGTTTCTCTGCCCCGGCAGCTATGGCTGCTGATCTGAAGATCGGGATCGCCGGTTCACCAACATCAATGGACCCCCAGTTCTATGTTATTGGCACCAACAGTGCCATGGCACGCAATATCTTTGATGGACTGGTCAATCAGGATGATCGTCAGCAGCTCAAACCAGCCCTTGCAACCGAATGGACCGCCGTTGATGACACAACATGGCAGTTCCATTTGCGTGAAGGCGTAAAATTCCACGATGGATCAGACTTCGATGCTGATGATGTTGTGGCCTCTATTGCTCGCGTGAAGCTGGCCTCGGAAAATAGCCCAAGCTCTTTCATGCCTTACGTGAAAGGCATCACTGCGGTTACGGCGATTGACCCGATGACGGTCGAATTCAAGACCGAAACAGCCATGCCGCTTCTGCCCAACAACCTCTCGCGCATTGCCATTCTGCCGTCAGAAGAGGGAGAGACCCCTAGTTCTGAACTCAACACCGGTAAGGGCGTGATCGGCACCGGTCCGTTCAAATTCGTAAGCTGGATCCCGGATAGCACCATCGAGCTGGCACGCAATGATGACTATTGGGGCGACGTTTCGGAGTGGGATAATGTGACCTATAAGGTCTTTTCCAACCCATCCGCTCGTGTTGCTTCGCTTCTCTCAGGCGATGTTGACATGATCGAGCAGGTGCCGCCTGCTGATATCGGAACGCTGGAAGCCAAAGACGGCGTTGGCATCGTGAGCAACAGCTCCAACCGCGTCATGTATCTGCATATGGATCAGGACCGCGACGACTCGCCATTCGCCAAAGGCCCGGATGGAAAGAACCCGCTCAAGGATGTTCGCGTCCGCCATGGTCTCTCTTTGGCCATCAATCGTCAGGCGATTATCGATCGCATTATGGACAAACAGGGTGTGCCCGCCGGTCAGCTGGTACCTGAAGGCTATACCGGTTATGTCGATAGTCTGAAGCCGGATCCGTATGACCCCAAAAAAGCCAAAGAGCTGTTTGCAGAAGCAGGTTATCCGAATGGCTTTGATCTGACCTTCCATGCCTCCAACGACCGCTATCCCAATGATAGCCTTGTTGCTCAGGCCATCGGGCAGATGTTCACCCGTGTTGGCATCAACACAGACATCGTGACCCTGCCAAAAAGTGTCTATTTCTCGCGCGCGTCAGCGCTGGAATTCAGCTTTATCATGGGCGGTGCTGCCGTCGAAACCGGTGAAGCATCCGGCGTTCTGGGGCCTCTGCTTGAGACCTACGGTGACAATTCCGGACGAGGAAACCGCGGTCGCTATAGCTCCAAGGCTTTCGATGAAGCCCTGCAGCGTGGCCGTAGCCTTCTGGATGCGGATGCGCGTGATAAGGCGCTTCAGGAAGCCATGAAAATCGCCATGGATGATATGGGTGTAATCCCAGTCTTCTTCCTGGCGCATACATGGGGGCTGGAAAACAGCCTGACCTACGATGGCAGAACGGACGGCTACACACTCGCAGCCAACGTCCATTCTGCAAAGTAATAAGACCCCGCAGTAAGACCCCAAGAGCCAAGGGCGAAGCGATGACATCAAGTCACCGCTTCGCCCTAACAGAAAGACTATGCCATGTCTGCGAAGGCATCCCCGACCAAGAAGAAATCCATCATCATCGATTGCGACCCCGGCGTTGATGACACGTTGGCCATCCTTTTCGCGCTGGGCTCACCCGAGCTGGATGTAAAAGCGATTACCACCGTTTGCGGCAATGTACCGCTTGAAGTCTGCACCAAAAATGCACTGAAGATACTGGAGCTTGCCGGTAGAACAGATATTCCTGTTCATGCGGGGTGTGATAGTCCGATGATTGGTGAGCCGATCTTTGGCAAATTTCACGGAGCAGGCGGGCTGGGCAAGCTGGTTTTGCCCGACCCGGTGATGCAGCCATCCCCCCAGCATGCGGTGGGTAAAATGGCTGAATTGTTGCGCGCAGCAAAAACCAACAACGAAAAACTGACCATTTGCACACTGGGTCCGATGACCAATCTGGCTTTGCTGATCAAGGTGCATCCTGAACTGCTCTCTTCAATTGAATGCGTTGTCTCTATGGGCGGCGCTTACCGGATTGCAGGCAACCGCACCCTGACATCGGAATTCAACATGCTGGCAGATCCCCACGCAGCCCGCATCGTTTATTCCGCAGGCCTTGATTATGTCGCCCTTCCGCTTGATGCCACGCACCAGGCGATGACATCTCCCGAGCGGATTTCATGGTTTAAAGGCGGGGAGGCTGGTTCGCCGCTCGCTGCGACTTATGAGCTCTTGAGCGGCTGGTCGCGCAACGATCCGCGTCGCTATGGTTCAGATGGCGGCCCCATGCATGATCCTTTGGTAACCATCTATCTGGTTGCGCCACATCTGTTCCAGACCGAGCTGGCCAAGGTCTTCGTCGAATGCGACAGCCAACTCTGCTATGGTCAGACAGTGGCTGACTGGTATGGCCAAACCGGAGAAGAAGCGGATGCACAAATCGTTCAGAAAGTGAATGCAGACGGCGTTTTCTCCATACTGAGCGAGCGGATCAGATCGCTCTCCCAAGCAGGGTGATGTGATGGGCAAACGGATATTCCTTTCTTCGGATCCCGGCATCGATGATATGGCAGCCATTCTGTTTGCCCTTGCAGACAGAGACATAGACCTCATCGGCATAGGCGCCGTGGCTGGCAATGTCGCCATGGAAACGGCACTGGAGAATGCCCGCTTCACATGTGCGCTGGCGGTCCCGACAACTAAGGTGAACTGCTATGCAGGATCCCGTGGACCTTTGCTTCGTGAGCAGATTTACGGTGCGCACAAGGCGCTTGGCCTGTTTCGAGATCATCTCGTCGATCTTGAAAGCTGCCTACCTCCTGTCGAGGCTGGCGTGGACAATGGGGAAAATAGAGCGGCTCTGGCGATGACGCAGGCCATCAGGGACGCTGCAGCCATGGGTAACCCGATCACTTTTGTTGTGACGGGACCGATGACGGATCTTGCTCTGGCAATGAAGCTGGCCGGGAAAAGGGCTTGCCTCGAAGGAATCGAGAATATCGTTGCCATGGGGGGCGCTTTTGAGGCTCTGGGTAACCGAGCCCCATATGCCGAGATGAATATGCTCAGCGATCCACATGCGGCGCGCATGGTTTGCGAGAGCGGTATTGCCCTGACGCTTTTCCCGCTGGATGCCACCTGGACATGCCGCCTGACACATCGGGATCTGGATCAGATTGCACGCGAAGCAGGACTCGTAGGGCAAGTTTTTGCACGTCTTTTCCGTGCCAGTGATCGCGAAAATCCTGAGCTTTATGGCGGTCCTGGCGGGCCTGTTCATGATCTTCTGCCCGTCGTCTGGCTCGTCGCGCCCGAATTATTTCTAACCCGACACTCGCGCATTAGCGTGGCCACTGGTCCGGAACTTGCTGGCCATACGAGCTGTGTCCGCAAGAAAATCTGCAGTGATACATCGAGTAGCGAAGGGTATACTTTGCCGCATTGCATCGCTGAAGAGGTGGAAAGCGATGGCGTACGTGCGTTATTCCTTGATCATCTCAAGTCTCTCGCCCAAACCGGACGCAGGACCAAATCCAACAAGCATCAGAACTTAACAAACAGGGAGGAAGACCTGCAATGACAGCTTATCTTCTTCGCCGTGGTGGACAGACCCTTCTCACCTTGCTGGTGATGTCAATCCTCGTCTTCGTTGGCGTGTATCTGGTTGGCAACCCGGTGGATGTCATGATCTCCGCAACGGCAACGCCTCAAGAACGCGCCGAACTGATAATGCGCATGGGGCTCGACCAGCCGGTCTGGGTGCAATATTGGCACTTCCTCAAAGGAGCGCTATCGGGTGATTTGGGAAATTCCTTTCTCTATAACCGCCCCGCGCTGGGCCTTATTTTCGAGCGCATGCCCGCCACACTGGAACTGGCCTTCAGCGCCCTGTTCCTTGGGTTGGTGTTTGGCATTCCGCTTGGGGTGATTGCCGGCCTACGTCCATCGAAGCCGGAATCGCGCGGCATTATGGCTTTTTCCATCCTTGGTTTCTCGCTGCCCACTTTCTGGGTCGGGCTGATGATGATCCTGCTGTTTGCTGTCAAGCTGGATATCCTGCCAGCCTCTGGCCGCGGTGAGACAATCGATGTGCTGGGCGTGCCGCTGAGCATCTTTACCGCCGACGGACTATCCCATATCTTCCTGCCTGCGCTCAATCTGGCCCTGTTCAAGATATCGCTTGTCATCCGCTTGACCCGAGCAGGCGTATCTGAAGCGCTGCAGTCTGAATATGTGCGCTTCGCGCGGGCCAAGGGGGTGAGCGAATGGCGGATCGTCTTCTTGCATGTCCTGAAGAACACGCTCATTCCACTCATCACCGTCGTCGGTCTGGAGCTTGGCGCTTTGATCGCCTTTGCCGTGGTCACGGAAACCATCTTTTCATGGCCGGGCATGGGCAAACTGATCATTGATGCCATCACGACGCTCGATCGCCCGGTTATTCTCGCCTACCTGATGATTACGGTGCTCATGTTTACAGTGATCAACCTGATCGTGGACCTGACCTATACGCTGGTTGACCCACGCGTCAAAATCGATGGGGGATCAGAATGACCGATATGACCAGCAACATGAACGCATCGGGCCCGTCTGAAGACCTCGCCGCCCAGATTGCCGCGGCCAATAGCTTCCCGCCCGAGCCACCTGCGCGGCCCATTCGCAGCGCCATCAAGCGCGTCCTGACAGACCCCTTGGGGCTTGTGGGTACGGTGATTGTTGTGGTGATGCTTTTGGCGGCCTTATTCGCTCACTGGATTGCGCCGCAAAACCCTTATGATCTGGCCGTGCTGGATATTCTCGATAACCGCCTGC from uncultured Cohaesibacter sp. carries:
- the iolB gene encoding 5-deoxy-glucuronate isomerase; amino-acid sequence: MSHNLHRKPQGESGKVHDVTPENAGWTYVGFGLYDLKPGETAAEATGDREVILVMVEGYAEISGAGQEFGKIGSRDSVFEPIAPQSVYIPNDSDWSLVAVTDCKVAVCSAPGMGGHKAQVLEAPQRFTKGKGANTRYIFPIAMEESDVADSLLVTECVTPSGHWSSYPPHRHDIDDFPSITNLEESYYHRLNPAKGYAHQRVYNDSGSLDETFTVHDGEVVLVPEGYHPCGAPYGYDLYYLNVMAGPLRKWRFQNHPDHDWIAQRDA
- a CDS encoding DMT family transporter — protein: MMTRWSNAIGGAWVLAGALMFSIMNGFAKYLPLVDGPFISPLQTTMVRYCVALLVLLPFVLVRRSRLKTRHSGKYFIRTVAGLGGIALMFLAVTQIPLASATAIGFTSPIFAMIFALLLLRETVRKMRWVGATVGLIGAVIIVNPDGSTISFGALIAMLAAIFMGAEVVGVKWLSRTEDHAATIIFFSNAWGTGLALCLAAPVLTMPSLSQLTILVAIGLSAAIGQVCIIQASRKAEASFLAPFFYISLFYSAVIGFFVFDETVPFATLLGCAAILLGATINMFVSRDSSAQN
- a CDS encoding LysR substrate-binding domain-containing protein, which gives rise to MPKCYILLCMHHIQQRQIEAFRAVMIAGSISAAAASLNITQPAVSRLIRDLEAEIGFSLFDRVRGRLVPRSQASQLFHEVERVFVGLDHISRVAQDINAKTEGFIRLGTVSSLNKVCASVVMPEILAAHPKLSIIFDTESTERVLELVSLRHYDLGLICSEYDPTGLESVFLGQGDAVAVVAPDQRLASQETVTLEQLAGERLILPGRTSPLRLSLNKELSAINLNMNNPIEASLANGCMLASCGLGVSITDPLVARTSSAHVKILTLEPGIPVSYQLVRPEKIKPTGPLAMFEECLKRAVGHLLQS
- a CDS encoding ABC transporter substrate-binding protein encodes the protein MVSKPCVAMTLAAGLLATCFSAPAAMAADLKIGIAGSPTSMDPQFYVIGTNSAMARNIFDGLVNQDDRQQLKPALATEWTAVDDTTWQFHLREGVKFHDGSDFDADDVVASIARVKLASENSPSSFMPYVKGITAVTAIDPMTVEFKTETAMPLLPNNLSRIAILPSEEGETPSSELNTGKGVIGTGPFKFVSWIPDSTIELARNDDYWGDVSEWDNVTYKVFSNPSARVASLLSGDVDMIEQVPPADIGTLEAKDGVGIVSNSSNRVMYLHMDQDRDDSPFAKGPDGKNPLKDVRVRHGLSLAINRQAIIDRIMDKQGVPAGQLVPEGYTGYVDSLKPDPYDPKKAKELFAEAGYPNGFDLTFHASNDRYPNDSLVAQAIGQMFTRVGINTDIVTLPKSVYFSRASALEFSFIMGGAAVETGEASGVLGPLLETYGDNSGRGNRGRYSSKAFDEALQRGRSLLDADARDKALQEAMKIAMDDMGVIPVFFLAHTWGLENSLTYDGRTDGYTLAANVHSAK
- a CDS encoding nucleoside hydrolase, translating into MSAKASPTKKKSIIIDCDPGVDDTLAILFALGSPELDVKAITTVCGNVPLEVCTKNALKILELAGRTDIPVHAGCDSPMIGEPIFGKFHGAGGLGKLVLPDPVMQPSPQHAVGKMAELLRAAKTNNEKLTICTLGPMTNLALLIKVHPELLSSIECVVSMGGAYRIAGNRTLTSEFNMLADPHAARIVYSAGLDYVALPLDATHQAMTSPERISWFKGGEAGSPLAATYELLSGWSRNDPRRYGSDGGPMHDPLVTIYLVAPHLFQTELAKVFVECDSQLCYGQTVADWYGQTGEEADAQIVQKVNADGVFSILSERIRSLSQAG
- a CDS encoding nucleoside hydrolase; translated protein: MGKRIFLSSDPGIDDMAAILFALADRDIDLIGIGAVAGNVAMETALENARFTCALAVPTTKVNCYAGSRGPLLREQIYGAHKALGLFRDHLVDLESCLPPVEAGVDNGENRAALAMTQAIRDAAAMGNPITFVVTGPMTDLALAMKLAGKRACLEGIENIVAMGGAFEALGNRAPYAEMNMLSDPHAARMVCESGIALTLFPLDATWTCRLTHRDLDQIAREAGLVGQVFARLFRASDRENPELYGGPGGPVHDLLPVVWLVAPELFLTRHSRISVATGPELAGHTSCVRKKICSDTSSSEGYTLPHCIAEEVESDGVRALFLDHLKSLAQTGRRTKSNKHQNLTNREEDLQ
- a CDS encoding ABC transporter permease is translated as MTAYLLRRGGQTLLTLLVMSILVFVGVYLVGNPVDVMISATATPQERAELIMRMGLDQPVWVQYWHFLKGALSGDLGNSFLYNRPALGLIFERMPATLELAFSALFLGLVFGIPLGVIAGLRPSKPESRGIMAFSILGFSLPTFWVGLMMILLFAVKLDILPASGRGETIDVLGVPLSIFTADGLSHIFLPALNLALFKISLVIRLTRAGVSEALQSEYVRFARAKGVSEWRIVFLHVLKNTLIPLITVVGLELGALIAFAVVTETIFSWPGMGKLIIDAITTLDRPVILAYLMITVLMFTVINLIVDLTYTLVDPRVKIDGGSE